Proteins encoded by one window of Bradyrhizobium sp. B097:
- the scpA gene encoding methylmalonyl-CoA mutase, translating into MTRIPNFADVAFQPVAAAMPTASTEPWLTPEGIPVKSVYGEADLEGIDFLETWPGIAPYLRGPYPTMYVNQPWTIRQYAGFSTAEDSNAFYRRNLAAGQKGLSVAFDLATHRGYDSDHPRVSGDVGMAGVAIDSIYDMRTLFAGIPLDQMSVSMTMNGAVLPILALFVAAAEEQGVPPEKLSGTIQNDILKEFMVRNTYIYPPTPSMRIISDIFAYTSQRMPKYNSISISGYHMQEAGATQDLELAYTLADGVEYLRAGLAAGLDVDRFAPRLSFFWAIGMNFFMEVAKMRAARLLWAKLLKQFNPKDPRSLSLRTHCQTSGWSLTAQDVFNNVMRTTIEAMAATQGHTQSLHTNALDEALALPTDFSARIARNTQLFLQQESGTNRIIDPWGGSYYVERLTRDLAAKAWGHIQEVEELGGMAKAIEAGVPKLRIEEASAKTQARIDAGRQAVIGVNKFKPENERPIDVLKVENSTVRRLQIDKLARLKTERNQKDVDAALAALTRSAGEGNGNLLALAIDAARAKATVGEISDAMEKVFGRHRAEIKSITGVYKREAAAMSNKVEKVQALIDAFEEAEGRRPRILVAKIGQDGHDRGQKVIASAFADVGFDVDIGPLFATADEAARQAVENDVHILGVSSLAAAHLTAVPELKAALKKHGREDIMIIIGGVVPPQDYDALYAAGAEAIFPPGTVISDAAEELIHKLNARLGHSAAAE; encoded by the coding sequence ATGACCCGCATTCCCAATTTCGCCGATGTCGCCTTCCAGCCCGTCGCCGCGGCGATGCCGACCGCGAGCACCGAGCCCTGGCTGACGCCCGAAGGCATTCCGGTGAAATCCGTCTACGGCGAGGCTGATCTCGAAGGCATCGATTTCCTCGAGACCTGGCCCGGCATCGCGCCCTATCTGCGCGGCCCCTACCCGACGATGTATGTCAACCAGCCCTGGACCATCCGGCAATATGCCGGCTTCTCCACGGCGGAGGACTCCAACGCCTTCTATCGCCGCAACCTCGCGGCCGGACAGAAGGGCCTGTCGGTCGCGTTCGACCTCGCCACCCACCGCGGCTATGACTCGGATCATCCGCGCGTCTCCGGCGACGTCGGCATGGCCGGTGTCGCGATCGATTCCATCTACGACATGCGCACGCTATTCGCCGGCATCCCGCTCGACCAGATGAGCGTGTCGATGACCATGAACGGCGCGGTGCTGCCGATCCTCGCGCTGTTCGTCGCCGCCGCCGAGGAACAGGGCGTGCCGCCGGAGAAGCTGTCGGGCACCATTCAGAACGACATTCTGAAAGAGTTCATGGTGCGCAACACCTACATCTATCCGCCGACGCCCTCGATGCGGATCATCTCGGACATCTTCGCCTACACCTCGCAGCGGATGCCGAAATACAATTCCATTTCGATCTCCGGCTACCACATGCAGGAAGCCGGCGCGACGCAGGACCTCGAGCTCGCCTATACGCTGGCCGACGGCGTCGAATATCTGCGCGCCGGGCTTGCCGCGGGCCTCGACGTCGACCGCTTCGCGCCCCGGCTGTCGTTCTTCTGGGCGATCGGCATGAACTTCTTCATGGAAGTCGCCAAGATGCGCGCCGCGCGGCTGCTGTGGGCCAAGCTGCTGAAGCAGTTCAACCCGAAGGACCCGCGCTCGCTCAGCTTGCGCACGCATTGCCAGACCTCGGGCTGGTCGCTGACCGCGCAGGACGTGTTCAACAATGTGATGCGCACCACCATCGAGGCGATGGCGGCAACGCAAGGCCACACCCAGTCGCTGCACACCAACGCGCTCGACGAGGCGCTGGCGCTGCCGACCGACTTCTCGGCGCGCATCGCCCGCAACACGCAGCTGTTCCTGCAGCAGGAGAGCGGCACCAACCGCATCATCGATCCCTGGGGCGGTTCCTATTATGTCGAGCGGCTGACCCGCGATCTCGCGGCCAAGGCCTGGGGTCACATCCAGGAGGTCGAGGAACTCGGCGGCATGGCCAAGGCGATCGAGGCCGGCGTGCCGAAGCTTCGGATCGAGGAAGCCTCCGCGAAAACCCAGGCGCGGATCGATGCCGGGCGCCAGGCCGTAATCGGCGTCAACAAGTTCAAGCCCGAGAACGAAAGGCCGATCGACGTCTTGAAAGTGGAGAACTCCACCGTGCGGCGGCTGCAGATCGACAAGCTGGCGCGGCTCAAGACAGAGCGCAACCAGAAGGACGTCGATGCGGCGCTCGCCGCGCTCACCCGCTCGGCGGGCGAAGGCAACGGCAATCTGCTGGCGCTGGCGATCGACGCCGCGCGCGCCAAAGCCACCGTCGGCGAGATTTCAGACGCGATGGAAAAGGTGTTCGGCCGCCACCGCGCCGAGATCAAGTCCATCACCGGCGTCTACAAGCGAGAGGCAGCGGCCATGTCCAACAAGGTCGAAAAGGTGCAGGCGCTGATTGATGCCTTCGAGGAAGCCGAGGGCCGCCGCCCGCGCATCCTGGTGGCCAAGATCGGCCAGGACGGCCATGACCGCGGCCAGAAGGTGATCGCATCGGCTTTCGCCGATGTCGGCTTCGACGTCGACATCGGGCCGCTGTTCGCAACCGCCGACGAAGCCGCGCGGCAGGCGGTCGAGAACGACGTCCACATTCTCGGCGTCTCCTCGCTCGCCGCAGCCCATCTCACCGCGGTGCCGGAATTGAAGGCGGCGCTGAAGAAGCACGGCCGCGAGGACATCATGATCATCATCGGCGGCGTGGTGCCGCCGCAGGACTACGATGCGCTTTATGCGGCCGGCGCCGAGGCAATCTTCCCGCCGGGCACCGTGATCTCTGACGCCGCCGAGGAGCTGATCCACAAG